CAACGAGCGCATTGCCAAGACCGACCCATAGATCAGGGCTATTCCGATGATCCCGAATCCCGCTGCGCATGGCGAGAACTGCCTCTTGCGTGGCCCCTACCCTACTCAACGCGTCTCCCATATCGAGCCACGCACCTTCGTCGCCCGCGCCCGTCCGCATCCTGCGCTGGGCGATCATGGCCTGCGTATCGACCTTTCCTGCAGCCTCGCGTGAGGTGACGGGCGAGCCGGGCTGTGTCGGACTGCCTTGCCACGCATAACCAGCGATCCCGAGCAACAGCGCTGCCCCGAGCAATTCCAGCGTAGTGCGCGGCAGTTTCCCAAAGCGGGTCAGCAACGCAAATGCGATTGCCACCAGCGCAACGAGAATGATCCAGCCCATCAGCGTTTTCTCTTTCGGAAACGACCGCGCGCAAGCCAAAGACCTGCCGCAATTAGCAGGAATGGAGCAATCCAGAGTGGCGCAGTCGCGGCGTCGAGCACCGGCTTATAGCTAACCCAGTCGCCATAGCGTTCGATCAACCAGTGACGGATCGCCTCGGGCTTTTCGCCTGCGGCGATCCGTTTCCGAATCATCGCGCGCATGTCAGCGGCGAGTTCGGCATCGCTGTCGGCGATCGACTGCCCCTGACAAACGAGGCAGCGGACCGATTCCATCAACGCGTGGGCGTCGGCCTCCTGTTTCGGGTCAGAAAGCTGAGTGTCAGCGTAATGAGCCTTCGGCATCGAAGAGTCGGCATGAGCCGGATTCGAAATCAGCAGCAAGGAAAGCATCGCAGCAGTCCATCCTGCTCTTTTCCTGAGCACAGTAGAGGGACTGCTTGCCGTAGGGCCGTCAGTCGACACAATAGTTCGGAAGAGAGTATCTGAAACTATCACCGCGCAGCGCTCAACGCTGCCAGAATTGCGGGCACGTCCTCAGCCGTAATGGCTCCGATATGCTGGTGCAGAATGACTCCCTTACCATCGATAACGAATGTTTCTGGAACGCCCGACGAGCCAATCGCCAACTGGATCGACGAATCCACATCCGATCCGATCGCATGATAGGGATTGCCGTTCTGCCGGAGGAATCGGTCGACGTCCGCAGGCCGATCACGGATTGCGACACCTTCGACAATCACGCCCTGCTGGGACAGTTGAGTCAGGATCGGGACTTCGGCGATGCAGGGCACACACCAGCTTGCAAAGACGTTGAGCAGTTTTGGCTGCCCGGTAAAGTCACGGGACGACAGTGCCGGACGGTCTGCCGCTGCAACAGGAAGGTCAAACGTCGGAAGCGGTTTCCCGATCATCTTCGATGGGTGGTTGCGGTCGTCGGGCGAATACAGTCCGCTCGCAACGACCCCGAAGAAGATCACGAACATCGCCAGCGGTGCCCAAAGCCAAAAACGCTTCATACCCCGTAAGCCTTGCGGTCATTCTGGCCCCATTCGCGCCGCATCCGCCCGATCAGCGACAACATGCCACCAAAGGCGATCATTGCGCCGCCCAGCCAGATCAAGGTGACCATCGGTTTCCACCACAGGCGCAACTGCCAGCGTCCAGTCCCATCGCCCTTACCGAAAACGAGGTAAAGCTGCCCATCAAGGCGCGTGGCGATGGCGGCCTCGCTGGTTTCAGTGGGCGGCGAGGAAAACATCCGGGCCTGGGGCTTCATCAGGAACGGCAAATTATCACCACGTTGGGCCTGCAACGTTGCTTCAAGCGCGGTCCAGTTTGGCCCGGCAATCGGTTCGATACCCAGGAATTTGATCTTGTAGGGGCCGACGTTCGCAGTGTCGCCGATGCGGGCCGCGACCAGCGTTTCCTTGATAAAGGCGCGCTCGGTCGACATGCCTGCCAACGCCACCGCGATGCCCAGATGCGAGACGACCATGCCGTAGGTAAACAGCGGAGTACGGCGCAGATTTCGCTTCCATAACGGCGCAAGGCTGGCCGCCCCGACGCCGATGGCCAACACAATGCCGAGAAACGGAAGTATACCGATGGGAGGCGCAAACGCCGCCATTGCCAACAGGGCGACCGCGCAAATCAGGACTGGCAAAGCGACACGCGAGACGACGGCCTTAAGGTTATCGCGGCGCCAGCGCGTGAGCGGGCCAAGCGCCATG
This genomic stretch from Sphingomonas paeninsulae harbors:
- a CDS encoding DsbE family thiol:disulfide interchange protein, with product MKRFWLWAPLAMFVIFFGVVASGLYSPDDRNHPSKMIGKPLPTFDLPVAAADRPALSSRDFTGQPKLLNVFASWCVPCIAEVPILTQLSQQGVIVEGVAIRDRPADVDRFLRQNGNPYHAIGSDVDSSIQLAIGSSGVPETFVIDGKGVILHQHIGAITAEDVPAILAALSAAR
- a CDS encoding tetratricopeptide repeat protein codes for the protein MGWIILVALVAIAFALLTRFGKLPRTTLELLGAALLLGIAGYAWQGSPTQPGSPVTSREAAGKVDTQAMIAQRRMRTGAGDEGAWLDMGDALSRVGATQEAVLAMRSGIRDHRNSPDLWVGLGNALVAHGDGLMSPAATFAFQHAASLSPEHPGPPFFYGLALAQQGNTEEAGNVWRGLLARTPKDAPWRADLVARLTAIGGMPTPRPVVPGADVPQVPKR
- a CDS encoding cytochrome c-type biogenesis protein, producing MLSLLLISNPAHADSSMPKAHYADTQLSDPKQEADAHALMESVRCLVCQGQSIADSDAELAADMRAMIRKRIAAGEKPEAIRHWLIERYGDWVSYKPVLDAATAPLWIAPFLLIAAGLWLARGRFRKRKR